The following coding sequences lie in one Apium graveolens cultivar Ventura chromosome 3, ASM990537v1, whole genome shotgun sequence genomic window:
- the LOC141714683 gene encoding uncharacterized protein LOC141714683 — translation MLKWAIELGQFDLEYCPRTAIKGQELADFILEFDSEVDNKAIVLPEPSSQGSPPADEREELPQPWWILYVDGVVNNNRAGARIVLVTLKGHHLMSAIHFKIYVTNNDAEYEALINGLKISLEVGVVNLIARSDSELVVNQVNGGFQARGPRTEFYMRCAQRLLEKFGSARLEGVPREEIVR, via the coding sequence ATGCTAAAATGGGCGATAGAGTTGGGACAATTCGATTTGGAATACTGTCCTCGTACGGCGATCAAGGGACAGGAATTGGCTGATTTTATACTTGAGTTTGATTCTGAGGTAGATAATAAGGCTATAGTATTGCCAGAGCCTTCCTCACAAGGAAGTCCTCCTGCTGATGAAAGGGAAGAATTGCCACAACCTTGGTGGATCTTGTACGTCGATGGGGTTGTGAATAATAATAGAGCAGGCGCTAGGATTGTCTTAGTCACCCTGAAAGGGCATCATTTGATGAGCGCCATCCATTTCAAAATTTATGTcaccaacaatgatgctgagtatgaagcCTTGATCAATGGTCTGAAAATATCTCTGGAAGTGGGGGTTGTAAATTTGATAGCTCGGAGTGATTCTGAGCTAGTTGTAAATCAAGTCAACGGAGGTTTCCAAGCCCGGGGACCTCGGACGGAGTTTTATATGAGATGTGCGCAGCGTCTATTGGAGAAGTTTGGAAGTGCCAGGCTAGAGGGCGTTCCAAGGGAGGAAATAGTAAGGTAG